Proteins found in one Brevibacillus brevis genomic segment:
- a CDS encoding UvrB/UvrC motif-containing protein — MNCEECGKRPATLHLTKIVNGEKTEYHICEQCAHEKGDVFTGFHNFSINNLLSGLLKFDPMQKNGRETATNKPLQCETCGLTYAQFSKSGRFGCSDCYTFLGDRLDPLFRRIHGNTQHSGKVPERTGGKLKIRKELEQLKQALQSHVASEEFEKAAEMRDRIRALEQKMAQS; from the coding sequence ATGAACTGTGAGGAATGCGGAAAACGACCGGCGACACTTCATTTGACGAAAATCGTCAATGGCGAAAAAACCGAATACCATATTTGCGAGCAGTGTGCTCATGAAAAAGGGGACGTCTTTACCGGCTTTCACAACTTCAGCATCAACAATCTCCTGTCAGGACTTTTAAAATTTGATCCCATGCAAAAGAATGGACGCGAAACGGCAACGAATAAGCCGCTTCAATGCGAAACATGTGGACTCACATATGCTCAATTTAGTAAAAGTGGCCGATTTGGCTGTAGTGATTGCTACACCTTTTTGGGAGATCGGCTGGACCCACTTTTCCGCCGGATTCATGGAAACACACAGCATAGTGGAAAAGTACCAGAGCGCACCGGTGGCAAACTGAAGATCCGTAAAGAGCTGGAGCAACTAAAGCAAGCGCTGCAAAGTCATGTCGCCAGTGAAGAGTTCGAGAAGGCAGCAGAAATGCGTGATCGAATTCGAGCATTGGAACAAAAAATGGCCCAATCGTAG
- a CDS encoding CtsR family transcriptional regulator produces the protein MRNISDIIEHHLKSIITNSPNGSIEIQRSELADHFQCVPSQINYVINTRFTVQKGYIVESKRGGGGYIRIRKVQIVSKARLQELLTEELIGESISQSVGNAIVERLFEEGLVNIREATLMKIATSRNVLTLEAELRDRLRANILKQMIAAILLK, from the coding sequence TTGCGTAACATCTCGGACATCATTGAACATCACTTGAAAAGCATCATTACAAACAGTCCCAATGGATCGATCGAGATTCAGCGTAGTGAGCTTGCCGACCATTTTCAATGTGTGCCGTCTCAGATCAATTACGTCATCAATACGCGCTTTACCGTTCAAAAAGGCTACATCGTAGAGAGTAAGCGCGGGGGCGGCGGGTATATTCGCATACGCAAGGTGCAGATTGTCAGCAAAGCACGCTTGCAAGAATTGCTAACAGAAGAACTGATTGGTGAGAGCATCAGTCAAAGCGTGGGAAATGCGATCGTAGAAAGACTATTTGAGGAAGGATTAGTCAACATCAGAGAAGCCACCTTGATGAAAATCGCTACCTCGAGAAACGTATTGACCTTAGAAGCTGAATTGCGGGATCGTTTGCGGGCAAATATTTTAAAGCAGATGATCGCAGCAATCTTGTTGAAGTAA
- a CDS encoding HAD hydrolase-like protein — protein sequence MTVPFAILFDMDGTLLQTEKLSTPAFIRTFDQLRQKGLWQGETPDESELINVLGMTIEQIWDKLLPGASEEAIHSADAFLLDNEIQLLKERVTELYPDVKSTLEKLHEKGFALFVASNGQEEYIDAICQEYELKPLMTDLYSAGRFRTHSKNDLVAKLLSDYKIGQAIMVGDRHSDVEAGKTNGLFTIGCDFGFAKPGELDGADIIITSFSQLLNHLPAIDTNTQKQA from the coding sequence ATGACTGTACCATTCGCGATATTATTTGATATGGATGGCACGTTACTGCAAACTGAAAAGCTGTCGACCCCGGCATTTATCCGAACGTTTGACCAGCTTCGTCAAAAAGGGCTATGGCAAGGAGAAACCCCTGACGAAAGTGAACTGATCAATGTACTGGGAATGACGATCGAGCAGATCTGGGACAAATTGCTACCGGGCGCGAGTGAGGAAGCCATTCACTCAGCAGACGCCTTTTTGCTAGACAATGAAATCCAGTTACTCAAAGAACGAGTGACTGAGCTATACCCGGATGTAAAATCAACCTTAGAAAAGCTGCATGAAAAAGGATTTGCATTGTTTGTAGCAAGCAATGGGCAGGAAGAATATATCGATGCCATTTGTCAGGAATACGAGTTAAAGCCGCTGATGACCGACCTGTACTCCGCTGGCCGTTTCCGTACGCATTCCAAAAATGATCTGGTTGCAAAATTGTTGTCTGATTACAAAATTGGGCAAGCCATCATGGTAGGAGATCGTCACTCCGATGTGGAAGCAGGCAAAACAAACGGTTTATTTACCATTGGATGCGACTTTGGCTTTGCCAAACCAGGCGAGCTTGATGGGGCAGATATCATCATTACCAGCTTCTCACAGCTACTAAATCATTTGCCAGCAATCGACACCAATACGCAAAAACAGGCATAA
- a CDS encoding MGDG synthase family glycosyltransferase gives MKKILIFSASIGNGHNQAARAMQESLAESGCTSMIIDTLEYISPTFHKILLESYMNLLRLSPKMWGRIYHNTEKTRFFDMNVLMNKLLANKLKKLINSVQPDAFIATHPFASCMLSVLKGRNDWKEPIYTIITDYTIHPSWINHHINYYFIGHEQLYYLLDVYRQDHQKFIPMGIPIMKKFSLPLDADLIRQKLGLAPGQKSIILSGGGLGLGSMEKVLDGLEEINIPLKTFVLTGTNDKLYNKVTNRTYRHEVVPLKFINNFHEYLETADLIVTKSGGLTSAEVMSKRVPMIVYNPLPGQEERNSHFLLNNGCAVHANLSEQLIYFIDELLHSPSKVEYMRRMGQKISKPDAAQRITEFIMDDMNMLPGKIE, from the coding sequence ACGCTGGAATATATTAGCCCCACCTTTCACAAGATTTTGCTGGAAAGCTATATGAATCTGTTAAGGCTGTCACCCAAGATGTGGGGCAGAATTTATCATAATACAGAAAAAACCCGTTTCTTCGATATGAATGTGCTGATGAATAAGTTATTAGCAAACAAACTAAAAAAGCTGATCAACAGTGTACAGCCTGATGCCTTTATTGCTACGCATCCATTTGCAAGCTGTATGCTCTCCGTACTGAAAGGAAGAAATGACTGGAAGGAACCAATCTATACAATTATTACCGACTATACCATCCATCCTTCATGGATTAATCATCATATCAACTATTACTTCATCGGCCATGAGCAACTGTATTACCTGTTAGACGTTTATCGACAGGATCATCAAAAATTCATTCCGATGGGCATTCCCATCATGAAAAAATTCAGCTTGCCATTGGACGCCGATTTGATTCGGCAAAAGCTGGGCCTCGCTCCTGGACAAAAGAGCATTATTCTTTCGGGGGGCGGATTGGGTCTCGGCTCGATGGAAAAGGTATTAGATGGGTTAGAAGAGATTAACATTCCTCTGAAAACCTTTGTGTTAACAGGGACAAACGACAAGCTGTACAATAAAGTGACAAATCGTACGTATCGCCATGAAGTCGTTCCGCTAAAATTCATCAATAACTTCCACGAATACTTGGAGACTGCTGATTTAATTGTCACCAAATCAGGCGGACTTACATCAGCTGAAGTAATGAGTAAACGGGTACCCATGATTGTTTACAACCCTCTGCCTGGACAGGAAGAGAGGAACAGCCACTTTTTGCTCAATAATGGATGTGCAGTGCACGCGAATCTATCCGAGCAGTTGATTTACTTTATCGATGAACTATTGCATAGCCCGTCCAAGGTGGAATATATGCGCAGAATGGGACAGAAAATCTCAAAGCCAGATGCTGCACAACGAATTACTGAGTTTATCATGGATGATATGAATATGCTGCCAGGGAAAATAGAATAG